A single window of Colletes latitarsis isolate SP2378_abdomen chromosome 6, iyColLati1, whole genome shotgun sequence DNA harbors:
- the Taz gene encoding tafazzin, phospholipid-lysophospholipid transacylase isoform X2: MLYDIKWIIPKLRSSTRLWNIASSITFAAVGIFSKIIIEWLNKTTVYNKHIMTRALNCRPKNVPLITVSNHHSCFDDPGIWATLDLRHLLNRRKMRWALAAHDICFTKTWHSYFFMLGKCIPVIRGAGVHQEAVNFSIEKLASGEWVHVFPEGKVNMLKEELRFKWGVGRLIMESPVLPLVIPIYHLGMDEILPNEPPYRLRLRKKVTINYGDPIDFSELVHELRTSKASEMEARKAITDRIQNELLKLKLVTEELHGKL; encoded by the exons ATGTTATACGACATCAAGTGGATCATACCGAAGCTTCGAAGTTCGACCAGGCTCTGGAACATCGCGAGCAGTATAACCTTCGCGGCAGTAGGGATTTTCTCTAAAATCATTATAG AATGGCTGAACAAAACAACGGTGTACAACAAGCACATCATGACGCGGGCGTTAAATTGCCGGCCGAAAAACGTCCCTCTCATCACAGTGTCGAATCATCACAGTTGCTTCGACGATCCGGGCATATGGG CGACACTGGACCTGAGGCACCTACTGAATCGACGTAAGATGAGATGGGCACTAGCCGCGCACGACATTTGTTTCACGAAGACCTGGCATTCCTACTTCTTCATGTTGGGCAAGTGCATTCCCGTGATCAGAGGTGCCGGCGTGCACCAGGAAGCTGTGAATTTCAGCATCGAGAAACTAGCCTCTGGGGAATGGGTTCACGTGTTTCCCGAGGGGAAAGTGAACATGCTAAAAGAGGAGTTGAG GTTCAAGTGGGGCGTAGGAAGGTTAATAATGGAGTCACCTGTGCTGCCCCTGGTGATACCGATTTATCATCTTGGCATGGACGAAATACTACCGAACGAACCACCGTACAGATTGAGACTACGGAAAAAGGTCACCATTAATTACGGTGACCCTATAGATTTTAGCGAATTAGTGCATGAATTACGTACGTCGAAAGCTAGCGAGATGGAAGCAAGGAAAGCGATCACAGATCGTATTCAGAACGAGCTCCTAAA ATTGAAATTGGTCACCGAGGAACTTCATGGAAAGTTATGA
- the Taz gene encoding tafazzin, phospholipid-lysophospholipid transacylase isoform X1: MLYDIKWIIPKLRSSTRLWNIASSITFAAVGIFSKIIIGRIVYALPPNEGHRKSVIGPRWPFKWLNKTTVYNKHIMTRALNCRPKNVPLITVSNHHSCFDDPGIWATLDLRHLLNRRKMRWALAAHDICFTKTWHSYFFMLGKCIPVIRGAGVHQEAVNFSIEKLASGEWVHVFPEGKVNMLKEELRFKWGVGRLIMESPVLPLVIPIYHLGMDEILPNEPPYRLRLRKKVTINYGDPIDFSELVHELRTSKASEMEARKAITDRIQNELLKLKLVTEELHGKL, translated from the exons ATGTTATACGACATCAAGTGGATCATACCGAAGCTTCGAAGTTCGACCAGGCTCTGGAACATCGCGAGCAGTATAACCTTCGCGGCAGTAGGGATTTTCTCTAAAATCATTATAG GTAGAATTGTCTATGCGTTACCGCCCAACGAAGGGCACAGGAAATCAGTCATTGGTCCTCGCTGGCCTTTCA AATGGCTGAACAAAACAACGGTGTACAACAAGCACATCATGACGCGGGCGTTAAATTGCCGGCCGAAAAACGTCCCTCTCATCACAGTGTCGAATCATCACAGTTGCTTCGACGATCCGGGCATATGGG CGACACTGGACCTGAGGCACCTACTGAATCGACGTAAGATGAGATGGGCACTAGCCGCGCACGACATTTGTTTCACGAAGACCTGGCATTCCTACTTCTTCATGTTGGGCAAGTGCATTCCCGTGATCAGAGGTGCCGGCGTGCACCAGGAAGCTGTGAATTTCAGCATCGAGAAACTAGCCTCTGGGGAATGGGTTCACGTGTTTCCCGAGGGGAAAGTGAACATGCTAAAAGAGGAGTTGAG GTTCAAGTGGGGCGTAGGAAGGTTAATAATGGAGTCACCTGTGCTGCCCCTGGTGATACCGATTTATCATCTTGGCATGGACGAAATACTACCGAACGAACCACCGTACAGATTGAGACTACGGAAAAAGGTCACCATTAATTACGGTGACCCTATAGATTTTAGCGAATTAGTGCATGAATTACGTACGTCGAAAGCTAGCGAGATGGAAGCAAGGAAAGCGATCACAGATCGTATTCAGAACGAGCTCCTAAA ATTGAAATTGGTCACCGAGGAACTTCATGGAAAGTTATGA
- the Taz gene encoding tafazzin, phospholipid-lysophospholipid transacylase isoform X3: MTRALNCRPKNVPLITVSNHHSCFDDPGIWATLDLRHLLNRRKMRWALAAHDICFTKTWHSYFFMLGKCIPVIRGAGVHQEAVNFSIEKLASGEWVHVFPEGKVNMLKEELRFKWGVGRLIMESPVLPLVIPIYHLGMDEILPNEPPYRLRLRKKVTINYGDPIDFSELVHELRTSKASEMEARKAITDRIQNELLKLKLVTEELHGKL; encoded by the exons ATGACGCGGGCGTTAAATTGCCGGCCGAAAAACGTCCCTCTCATCACAGTGTCGAATCATCACAGTTGCTTCGACGATCCGGGCATATGGG CGACACTGGACCTGAGGCACCTACTGAATCGACGTAAGATGAGATGGGCACTAGCCGCGCACGACATTTGTTTCACGAAGACCTGGCATTCCTACTTCTTCATGTTGGGCAAGTGCATTCCCGTGATCAGAGGTGCCGGCGTGCACCAGGAAGCTGTGAATTTCAGCATCGAGAAACTAGCCTCTGGGGAATGGGTTCACGTGTTTCCCGAGGGGAAAGTGAACATGCTAAAAGAGGAGTTGAG GTTCAAGTGGGGCGTAGGAAGGTTAATAATGGAGTCACCTGTGCTGCCCCTGGTGATACCGATTTATCATCTTGGCATGGACGAAATACTACCGAACGAACCACCGTACAGATTGAGACTACGGAAAAAGGTCACCATTAATTACGGTGACCCTATAGATTTTAGCGAATTAGTGCATGAATTACGTACGTCGAAAGCTAGCGAGATGGAAGCAAGGAAAGCGATCACAGATCGTATTCAGAACGAGCTCCTAAA ATTGAAATTGGTCACCGAGGAACTTCATGGAAAGTTATGA
- the LOC143342879 gene encoding PX domain-containing protein kinase-like protein isoform X3, whose product MALFETRYINKVILDDTERLTSVIENARTIDGHTEYVIKTQRGPIPENYWRISRRYNDFVQLNAALSISAIDLALPPKKIIGNMEPDFIAQRQIALQKFLNTILMNPILASSLPMKKFLDPDNYTAPLHEIALQQVSLALRSDANYEVIKAIPDMGWRLRKHYYTVKNRQNPKQELLLAWVEFGPDKHLQDKDMQGVFKSLGTLKHNYIEPIVYQHVTDNGALTIRNFHQTGTLRDTLCVTKPKQPFIKKYGNPKQTKSLTVSEIAMYGYQILEALRFLHDKGLPYGHLHTGNILLTQRCAKLLDIENGLLGLPAFYRPYVVQRRKLHATTQVDVYSFGHVLYEMAFGRPLLEATCSEFPYCEATLKSLLEVILSPEALKQDLPTILHLLEHPFFEPARRAALAIGSMEKPHFKLSSHLKEALHEAVNKAEQRLKDEQKVVRHQKRLVKVQELMSSEEEMKKRKQKLKKEQKLAQEQRSANQLGANGMKQANGKSPERSDSPISTSTATSVGTLTPPSYRDAAPGKGTIPPPPKPPSNGAADNTPKVTNERAALLGSICNFNKTSLRKVANGHP is encoded by the exons ATGGCTTTATTTGAGACTCGATACATAAATAAAGTGATACTGGATGATACGGAAAGGCTGACGAGCGTCATAGAAAATGCAAGAACAATCGACGGACACACG GAATACGTGATCAAAACGCAAAGAGGCCCAATTCCAGAAAATTATTGGCGAATCAGCAGACGCTACAATGACTTTGTGCAGCTCAATGCAGCTTTATCAATATCAGCCATTGATCTGGCACTTCCTCCAAAGAAAATTATTGGTAATATGGAGCCAGACTTCATAGCTCAACGTCAAATAGCACTACAG aaatttttaaaCACAATACTAATGAATCCCATACTGGCATCGTCTCTTCCCATGAAAAAGTTCTTAGATCCGGATAATTACACAGCCCCGTTACATG AGATAGCTCTACAACAGGTGTCACTAGCTTTACGCAGTGATGCCAATTACGAAGTTATTAAGGCCATTCCCGACATGGGATGGCGATTGAGGAAGCATTACTATACAGTTAAAAATCGGCAAAACCCTAAGCAAGAATTACTGCTCGCGTGGGTAGAATTCGGTCCGGATAAACATCTACAGGACAAAGATATGCAGGGGGTTTTTAAAAGTCTAGGAACGTTAAAGCATAATTATATAGAACCAATTGTTTACCAACACGTGACTGATAACGGAGCGTTAACGATAAGAAACTTCCATCAGACGGGAACACTGCGCGACACATTATGCGTAACTAAACCTAAGCAACCGTTTATAAAAAAGTATGGAAACCCGAAGCAGACCAAATCTTTGACAGTGTCTGAAATTGCAATGTATGGTTACCAG ATTTTGGAAGCTTTAAGATTTCTTCACGATAAGGGTTTACCCTATGGACATTTACATACAGGCAACATTCTTTTAACTCAAAGATGCGCGAAATTGTTAGATATAGAAAACGGTCTATTAGGCTTGCCTGCATTTTATCGGCCCTACGTTGTACAAAGACGTAAACTTCACGCTACG aCGCAGGTAGATGTTTACTCGTTTGGGCACGTGCTGTACGAAATGGCGTTCGGGAGGCCGCTTCTGGAAGCAACCTGTTCCGAATTCCCGTATTGCGAGGCGACCCTGAAAAGTTTACTGGAGGTGATCTTGTCGCCCGAAGCTCTGAAACAAGATCTGCCAACGATATTACATTTGTTGGAGCACCCGTTTTTCGAGCCAGCAAGACGCGCCGCGTTAGCCATCGGATCAATGGAGAAACCGCACTTCAAATTAAGTAGCCATTTAAAAGAAGCTCTACACGAAGCGGTGAACAAAGCTGAGCAAAGACTGAAAGACGAACAAAAAGTAGTTAGGCATCAAAAAAGGCTTGTCAAAGTTCAGGAGCTGATGAGTTCGGAAGAGGAGATGAAGAAACGGAAACAGAAATTG AAGAAGGAACAGAAACTGGCACAAGAACAACGTTCTGCAAATCAATTGGGTGCAAACGGGATGAAGCAAGCGAATGGCAAGAGTCCAGAACGTTCGGACAGTCCTATAAGTACGTCCACGGCTACCAGCGTTGGGACCTTGACTCCACCGTCTTACC GTGACGCAGCTCCCGGTAAAGGTACTATTCCACCACCACCGAAGCCACCATCCAATGGTGCCGCCGACAACACCCCGAAGGTGACCAACGAACGTGCAGCTTTGCTCGGAAGTATTTGTAACTTCAACAAAACTAGTCTTCGGAAAGTTGCTAATGGACACCCGTGA
- the LOC143342879 gene encoding PX domain-containing protein kinase-like protein isoform X2, with product MALFETRYINKVILDDTERLTSVIENARTIDGHTEYVIKTQRGPIPENYWRISRRYNDFVQLNAALSISAIDLALPPKKIIGNMEPDFIAQRQIALQKFLNTILMNPILASSLPMKKFLDPDNYTAPLHEIALQQVSLALRSDANYEVIKAIPDMGWRLRKHYYTVKNRQNPKQELLLAWVEFGPDKHLQDKDMQGVFKSLGTLKHNYIEPIVYQHVTDNGALTIRNFHQTGTLRDTLCVTKPKQPFIKKYGNPKQTKSLTVSEIAMYGYQILEALRFLHDKGLPYGHLHTGNILLTQRCAKLLDIENGLLGLPAFYRPYVVQRRKLHATTQVDVYSFGHVLYEMAFGRPLLEATCSEFPYCEATLKSLLEVILSPEALKQDLPTILHLLEHPFFEPARRAALAIGSMEKPHFKLSSHLKEALHEAVNKAEQRLKDEQKVVRHQKRLVKVQELMSSEEEMKKRKQKLKKEQKLAQEQRSANQLGANGMKQANGKSPERSDSPISTSTATSVGTLTPPSYHVSQGDAAPGKGTIPPPPKPPSNGAADNTPKVTNERAALLGSICNFNKTSLRKVANGHP from the exons ATGGCTTTATTTGAGACTCGATACATAAATAAAGTGATACTGGATGATACGGAAAGGCTGACGAGCGTCATAGAAAATGCAAGAACAATCGACGGACACACG GAATACGTGATCAAAACGCAAAGAGGCCCAATTCCAGAAAATTATTGGCGAATCAGCAGACGCTACAATGACTTTGTGCAGCTCAATGCAGCTTTATCAATATCAGCCATTGATCTGGCACTTCCTCCAAAGAAAATTATTGGTAATATGGAGCCAGACTTCATAGCTCAACGTCAAATAGCACTACAG aaatttttaaaCACAATACTAATGAATCCCATACTGGCATCGTCTCTTCCCATGAAAAAGTTCTTAGATCCGGATAATTACACAGCCCCGTTACATG AGATAGCTCTACAACAGGTGTCACTAGCTTTACGCAGTGATGCCAATTACGAAGTTATTAAGGCCATTCCCGACATGGGATGGCGATTGAGGAAGCATTACTATACAGTTAAAAATCGGCAAAACCCTAAGCAAGAATTACTGCTCGCGTGGGTAGAATTCGGTCCGGATAAACATCTACAGGACAAAGATATGCAGGGGGTTTTTAAAAGTCTAGGAACGTTAAAGCATAATTATATAGAACCAATTGTTTACCAACACGTGACTGATAACGGAGCGTTAACGATAAGAAACTTCCATCAGACGGGAACACTGCGCGACACATTATGCGTAACTAAACCTAAGCAACCGTTTATAAAAAAGTATGGAAACCCGAAGCAGACCAAATCTTTGACAGTGTCTGAAATTGCAATGTATGGTTACCAG ATTTTGGAAGCTTTAAGATTTCTTCACGATAAGGGTTTACCCTATGGACATTTACATACAGGCAACATTCTTTTAACTCAAAGATGCGCGAAATTGTTAGATATAGAAAACGGTCTATTAGGCTTGCCTGCATTTTATCGGCCCTACGTTGTACAAAGACGTAAACTTCACGCTACG aCGCAGGTAGATGTTTACTCGTTTGGGCACGTGCTGTACGAAATGGCGTTCGGGAGGCCGCTTCTGGAAGCAACCTGTTCCGAATTCCCGTATTGCGAGGCGACCCTGAAAAGTTTACTGGAGGTGATCTTGTCGCCCGAAGCTCTGAAACAAGATCTGCCAACGATATTACATTTGTTGGAGCACCCGTTTTTCGAGCCAGCAAGACGCGCCGCGTTAGCCATCGGATCAATGGAGAAACCGCACTTCAAATTAAGTAGCCATTTAAAAGAAGCTCTACACGAAGCGGTGAACAAAGCTGAGCAAAGACTGAAAGACGAACAAAAAGTAGTTAGGCATCAAAAAAGGCTTGTCAAAGTTCAGGAGCTGATGAGTTCGGAAGAGGAGATGAAGAAACGGAAACAGAAATTG AAGAAGGAACAGAAACTGGCACAAGAACAACGTTCTGCAAATCAATTGGGTGCAAACGGGATGAAGCAAGCGAATGGCAAGAGTCCAGAACGTTCGGACAGTCCTATAAGTACGTCCACGGCTACCAGCGTTGGGACCTTGACTCCACCGTCTTACC ATGTGTCGCAAGGTGACGCAGCTCCCGGTAAAGGTACTATTCCACCACCACCGAAGCCACCATCCAATGGTGCCGCCGACAACACCCCGAAGGTGACCAACGAACGTGCAGCTTTGCTCGGAAGTATTTGTAACTTCAACAAAACTAGTCTTCGGAAAGTTGCTAATGGACACCCGTGA
- the LOC143342879 gene encoding PX domain-containing protein kinase-like protein isoform X1 — protein sequence MALFETRYINKVILDDTERLTSVIENARTIDGHTEYVIKTQRGPIPENYWRISRRYNDFVQLNAALSISAIDLALPPKKIIGNMEPDFIAQRQIALQKFLNTILMNPILASSLPMKKFLDPDNYTAPLHEIALQQVSLALRSDANYEVIKAIPDMGWRLRKHYYTVKNRQNPKQELLLAWVEFGPDKHLQDKDMQGVFKSLGTLKHNYIEPIVYQHVTDNGALTIRNFHQTGTLRDTLCVTKPKQPFIKKYGNPKQTKSLTVSEIAMYGYQILEALRFLHDKGLPYGHLHTGNILLTQRCAKLLDIENGLLGLPAFYRPYVVQRRKLHATTQVDVYSFGHVLYEMAFGRPLLEATCSEFPYCEATLKSLLEVILSPEALKQDLPTILHLLEHPFFEPARRAALAIGSMEKPHFKLSSHLKEALHEAVNKAEQRLKDEQKVVRHQKRLVKVQELMSSEEEMKKRKQKLKKEQKLAQEQRSANQLGANGMKQANGKSPERSDSPISTSTATSVGTLTPPSYRSVDVSQGDAAPGKGTIPPPPKPPSNGAADNTPKVTNERAALLGSICNFNKTSLRKVANGHP from the exons ATGGCTTTATTTGAGACTCGATACATAAATAAAGTGATACTGGATGATACGGAAAGGCTGACGAGCGTCATAGAAAATGCAAGAACAATCGACGGACACACG GAATACGTGATCAAAACGCAAAGAGGCCCAATTCCAGAAAATTATTGGCGAATCAGCAGACGCTACAATGACTTTGTGCAGCTCAATGCAGCTTTATCAATATCAGCCATTGATCTGGCACTTCCTCCAAAGAAAATTATTGGTAATATGGAGCCAGACTTCATAGCTCAACGTCAAATAGCACTACAG aaatttttaaaCACAATACTAATGAATCCCATACTGGCATCGTCTCTTCCCATGAAAAAGTTCTTAGATCCGGATAATTACACAGCCCCGTTACATG AGATAGCTCTACAACAGGTGTCACTAGCTTTACGCAGTGATGCCAATTACGAAGTTATTAAGGCCATTCCCGACATGGGATGGCGATTGAGGAAGCATTACTATACAGTTAAAAATCGGCAAAACCCTAAGCAAGAATTACTGCTCGCGTGGGTAGAATTCGGTCCGGATAAACATCTACAGGACAAAGATATGCAGGGGGTTTTTAAAAGTCTAGGAACGTTAAAGCATAATTATATAGAACCAATTGTTTACCAACACGTGACTGATAACGGAGCGTTAACGATAAGAAACTTCCATCAGACGGGAACACTGCGCGACACATTATGCGTAACTAAACCTAAGCAACCGTTTATAAAAAAGTATGGAAACCCGAAGCAGACCAAATCTTTGACAGTGTCTGAAATTGCAATGTATGGTTACCAG ATTTTGGAAGCTTTAAGATTTCTTCACGATAAGGGTTTACCCTATGGACATTTACATACAGGCAACATTCTTTTAACTCAAAGATGCGCGAAATTGTTAGATATAGAAAACGGTCTATTAGGCTTGCCTGCATTTTATCGGCCCTACGTTGTACAAAGACGTAAACTTCACGCTACG aCGCAGGTAGATGTTTACTCGTTTGGGCACGTGCTGTACGAAATGGCGTTCGGGAGGCCGCTTCTGGAAGCAACCTGTTCCGAATTCCCGTATTGCGAGGCGACCCTGAAAAGTTTACTGGAGGTGATCTTGTCGCCCGAAGCTCTGAAACAAGATCTGCCAACGATATTACATTTGTTGGAGCACCCGTTTTTCGAGCCAGCAAGACGCGCCGCGTTAGCCATCGGATCAATGGAGAAACCGCACTTCAAATTAAGTAGCCATTTAAAAGAAGCTCTACACGAAGCGGTGAACAAAGCTGAGCAAAGACTGAAAGACGAACAAAAAGTAGTTAGGCATCAAAAAAGGCTTGTCAAAGTTCAGGAGCTGATGAGTTCGGAAGAGGAGATGAAGAAACGGAAACAGAAATTG AAGAAGGAACAGAAACTGGCACAAGAACAACGTTCTGCAAATCAATTGGGTGCAAACGGGATGAAGCAAGCGAATGGCAAGAGTCCAGAACGTTCGGACAGTCCTATAAGTACGTCCACGGCTACCAGCGTTGGGACCTTGACTCCACCGTCTTACC GTTCTGTAGATGTGTCGCAAGGTGACGCAGCTCCCGGTAAAGGTACTATTCCACCACCACCGAAGCCACCATCCAATGGTGCCGCCGACAACACCCCGAAGGTGACCAACGAACGTGCAGCTTTGCTCGGAAGTATTTGTAACTTCAACAAAACTAGTCTTCGGAAAGTTGCTAATGGACACCCGTGA
- the LOC143342879 gene encoding PX domain-containing protein kinase-like protein isoform X4, which yields MALFETRYINKVILDDTERLTSVIENARTIDGHTEYVIKTQRGPIPENYWRISRRYNDFVQLNAALSISAIDLALPPKKIIGNMEPDFIAQRQIALQKFLNTILMNPILASSLPMKKFLDPDNYTAPLHEIALQQVSLALRSDANYEVIKAIPDMGWRLRKHYYTVKNRQNPKQELLLAWVEFGPDKHLQDKDMQGVFKSLGTLKHNYIEPIVYQHVTDNGALTIRNFHQTGTLRDTLCVTKPKQPFIKKYGNPKQTKSLTVSEIAMYGYQILEALRFLHDKGLPYGHLHTGNILLTQRCAKLLDIENGLLGLPAFYRPYVVQRRKLHATTQVDVYSFGHVLYEMAFGRPLLEATCSEFPYCEATLKSLLEVILSPEALKQDLPTILHLLEHPFFEPARRAALAIGSMEKPHFKLSSHLKEALHEAVNKAEQRLKDEQKVVRHQKRLVKVQELMSSEEEMKKRKQKLKKEQKLAQEQRSANQLGANGMKQANGKSPERSDSPISTSTATSVGTLTPPSYPGHKS from the exons ATGGCTTTATTTGAGACTCGATACATAAATAAAGTGATACTGGATGATACGGAAAGGCTGACGAGCGTCATAGAAAATGCAAGAACAATCGACGGACACACG GAATACGTGATCAAAACGCAAAGAGGCCCAATTCCAGAAAATTATTGGCGAATCAGCAGACGCTACAATGACTTTGTGCAGCTCAATGCAGCTTTATCAATATCAGCCATTGATCTGGCACTTCCTCCAAAGAAAATTATTGGTAATATGGAGCCAGACTTCATAGCTCAACGTCAAATAGCACTACAG aaatttttaaaCACAATACTAATGAATCCCATACTGGCATCGTCTCTTCCCATGAAAAAGTTCTTAGATCCGGATAATTACACAGCCCCGTTACATG AGATAGCTCTACAACAGGTGTCACTAGCTTTACGCAGTGATGCCAATTACGAAGTTATTAAGGCCATTCCCGACATGGGATGGCGATTGAGGAAGCATTACTATACAGTTAAAAATCGGCAAAACCCTAAGCAAGAATTACTGCTCGCGTGGGTAGAATTCGGTCCGGATAAACATCTACAGGACAAAGATATGCAGGGGGTTTTTAAAAGTCTAGGAACGTTAAAGCATAATTATATAGAACCAATTGTTTACCAACACGTGACTGATAACGGAGCGTTAACGATAAGAAACTTCCATCAGACGGGAACACTGCGCGACACATTATGCGTAACTAAACCTAAGCAACCGTTTATAAAAAAGTATGGAAACCCGAAGCAGACCAAATCTTTGACAGTGTCTGAAATTGCAATGTATGGTTACCAG ATTTTGGAAGCTTTAAGATTTCTTCACGATAAGGGTTTACCCTATGGACATTTACATACAGGCAACATTCTTTTAACTCAAAGATGCGCGAAATTGTTAGATATAGAAAACGGTCTATTAGGCTTGCCTGCATTTTATCGGCCCTACGTTGTACAAAGACGTAAACTTCACGCTACG aCGCAGGTAGATGTTTACTCGTTTGGGCACGTGCTGTACGAAATGGCGTTCGGGAGGCCGCTTCTGGAAGCAACCTGTTCCGAATTCCCGTATTGCGAGGCGACCCTGAAAAGTTTACTGGAGGTGATCTTGTCGCCCGAAGCTCTGAAACAAGATCTGCCAACGATATTACATTTGTTGGAGCACCCGTTTTTCGAGCCAGCAAGACGCGCCGCGTTAGCCATCGGATCAATGGAGAAACCGCACTTCAAATTAAGTAGCCATTTAAAAGAAGCTCTACACGAAGCGGTGAACAAAGCTGAGCAAAGACTGAAAGACGAACAAAAAGTAGTTAGGCATCAAAAAAGGCTTGTCAAAGTTCAGGAGCTGATGAGTTCGGAAGAGGAGATGAAGAAACGGAAACAGAAATTG AAGAAGGAACAGAAACTGGCACAAGAACAACGTTCTGCAAATCAATTGGGTGCAAACGGGATGAAGCAAGCGAATGGCAAGAGTCCAGAACGTTCGGACAGTCCTATAAGTACGTCCACGGCTACCAGCGTTGGGACCTTGACTCCACCGTCTTACC CTGGGCACAAAAGTTGA